TTAAGCCGTTCTACCATGAGGAGAAAAAAGATTATAAATTACCGGTTATCGCACCGGATTTGGATCATAACACGTATGATGTATACCGCCGTTCTGCGTATATCGTTGATCAGCGCTGGTCCATCAAACAAAATGCCGCCCGTCAGCAACATATCGACCAGGCGATTTCATTCAACATCTATGTTCCGAACACCATCCGTGCATCTGTCATTCTGGACCTGCACTTGCAGGCGTGGAAATCGGGCATGAAAACGACATACTATATGCGTTCAACCGCAGCTGAGATCGAGGAGTGCGAGTGGTGTCATTCCTGATTGCCTACGCATCCTGGAGCGGCAATACACAGGAAGTGGCAGAGTTAATTACAGAAAATCTGGAAAGTGAAGGCATCGAAGTCGATACACATCGTATCGGCCTCGGTGTGATTCCGGATATTAGCGAATACGACGCGTTCTGCATCGGTTCTTTCACCTGGGAAAAGGGCGCAACACCGGATGAAGTCAAAGATTTCGTGGCAGACATCGGCTATAAGCCCGAGCCTGTCTACGTCTTCGGGACGGGGGACACACAGTTTGGAGGCGACGAGCTATTTTGCAAAGCTGCAGACAAACTTGCAAAATTCTACCACTC
The Sporosarcina sp. P33 genome window above contains:
- a CDS encoding flavodoxin, giving the protein MSFLIAYASWSGNTQEVAELITENLESEGIEVDTHRIGLGVIPDISEYDAFCIGSFTWEKGATPDEVKDFVADIGYKPEPVYVFGTGDTQFGGDELFCKAADKLAKFYHSPFEPLKIEQSPRGVQEQTVMNWTKGVLDHWRHLHE